In Syntrophomonas wolfei subsp. wolfei str. Goettingen G311, a single window of DNA contains:
- a CDS encoding enoyl-CoA hydratase-related protein: protein MSYENIILEKQDYLAILTINRPKALNALNKDTLSEMSMALEDINADQAIKVVIVTGSGDKAFVAGADIAYMQPLSASEGREFSDYGEKTMRMIELIEKPFIAAIKGFALGGGCELAMACDIRLAAENALFAQPEVGLGVIPGFGGTQRLPRLIGEGRAKELTYTADTINAAEAYRIGLVNHIYPVDELMEAAQKMAARIASKGTLAVGFSKYAIGKGLQADIDTAMGIESDMFGMCCSTADQKEGMGAFLEKRKPVFKGK, encoded by the coding sequence ATGAGCTATGAAAACATCATCTTAGAAAAGCAAGACTACCTGGCAATACTCACTATTAACCGTCCCAAGGCCCTCAACGCCCTTAACAAAGACACTTTGAGCGAAATGAGCATGGCCCTGGAGGATATTAACGCAGACCAGGCCATAAAAGTGGTCATTGTAACCGGCAGCGGCGACAAAGCCTTTGTAGCTGGGGCTGATATCGCTTATATGCAGCCCTTGTCCGCCTCAGAGGGACGCGAATTCTCCGACTATGGTGAAAAAACCATGCGCATGATAGAGCTAATAGAAAAGCCGTTTATTGCCGCCATCAAGGGATTTGCCCTGGGGGGAGGCTGCGAACTGGCTATGGCCTGTGATATCAGGCTGGCAGCGGAAAACGCTTTGTTTGCCCAGCCGGAAGTCGGGCTGGGGGTTATCCCCGGCTTCGGCGGCACCCAGCGGCTGCCCCGTTTAATCGGCGAAGGACGAGCCAAGGAATTAACCTACACCGCCGACACCATTAATGCCGCCGAAGCTTATCGCATCGGTCTGGTTAATCATATCTATCCGGTGGATGAACTTATGGAAGCCGCCCAAAAAATGGCCGCCCGGATTGCATCCAAGGGAACTCTGGCAGTAGGTTTTTCCAAATATGCCATCGGCAAAGGCCTGCAAGCTGACATTGATACCGCTATGGGCATAGAGTCCGATATGTTTGGCATGTGCTGCTCCACCGCTGATCAAAAAGAAGGTATGGGAGCATTCCTGGAAAAGAGAAAACCCGTATTCAAAGGTAAATAA